The genomic stretch CAAAATGCCATTGATGCCTCAGAGGACGGCAAGCCCATCAGCATCAATCTGCACGGTGAACACTCCTATGTGGTGCTTAGCATCAAAGATGAAGGCAGCGGTATCGATCCCGCCGATCTCTCACGCATATTTGAACCCTATTTCAGCAAAAAGACCAAGGGCACCGGTCTCGGCCTGGCGCTGGTGAAGAAACTATGCGAAGCAAACAGCGCTATCTTAAGAGTGAAGAGCAAAAAGGGTGAAGGCAGCGAGTTTACCATCATCATCGAGGAACACACAGCGTGAAAATCCTCATCATCGATGACGAAAAAAACATCCGTCTCAGCCTCACTGGAATCCTGGAGGACGAAGGCTACGACGTGATCAGCTTCGGCAATATCCGCCAGGGATTGGCGGCCTTCGACGACGAGGATCCCGATGCGGTCTTGCTGGATGTGAAACTACCCGATGGCAACGGCATCGACGCCCTGGAAAAGATCAAGAGTCTGGCACCGAAGATCCCCGTGATCATGATCTCCGGAAACAGCAATATCAGCGACGCTGTGAAGGCCATCAAGCTGGGCGCGTTTGACTTCCTGGAAAAACCGCTCTCACTGCCCAAGATCAAGATTACCGTAGCCAAAGCCTTGGATTATTACAAGCTATCCCTGCAAGTTATGCGGATGCAAGCCGACAGCGAGCGCGGCTGGCGCATGATAGGCCAAAGTCCTGTGATGCAGGAGCTAAACCGCCTCATCAACCGGGTTGCTCCCAGTGCATCCAAGATCCTGATCCAGGGCGAAAGCGGCACCGGTAAAGAGCTGATTGCCCGCTTGATTCACATGCGTAGCAACCGTGCGGACAAAGCCTTCACAAAGTTCAATTGCGCCGCAATCCCGCGGGAACTCATCGAGAGCGAACTCTTCGGCTTTGAAAAAGGCGCTTTCACCGGTGCTGATGCCCGTAAAAAGGGAAAACTGGAAGAGGCGGATGGTGGCACTCTGTTTCTGGATGAGATTGGTGATATGGAGCTGGCGGCGCAAGCCAAGATCTTGAGGGTGATTCAGGAGGGTGAATTTGAGCGCGTGGGCAGCAATCTGACCCGGAAAATCGACGTAAGAGTAATCGCCGCAACCAACAAAAATCTATCCGAAATGGTGCAAAACGGCAGCTTTCGGGAAGATCTCTTCTATCGCTTAAACGTAGTACCCATCACCAGCCCACCCCTCAGGGAACGAAAGAGCGACATTCCGCTGCTGATAGAACACTTTGCCAAAGATCTGGCCCTCGAATTGGGCATGAAAGTTAAAAGCTTCAGTGCGGATGCCTTGGCCGAAATGCAGCGATATCACTATCCCGGTAATGTGCGCGAATTGAAGAACATCATGGAACGCATCTACCTGCTCTGCGATATGGATTTCTTGAGTGCCGCAAACCTTGGCGGCATGATCCCGGACAGCAGCCCAAAGACAGAGGGCGACTCGCTGTTCTGGAGCGAAACTGCATCGTTTCAGGACAAGAAAAAGGAATTCGAGATCCGCTACCTCAGCAAGCAATTGGAGCGCTATAACGGGAATGTATCGAAGACCGCAGAAGCGCTGGGCTTGCAACAGAGCAATCTATCCCGTAAACTGAGCGAACTGGGTATCCGTTAACAATTCTCTACCCCCCCCCCCCATCAATATTCCTGTCCCACACAGAGGTTTTCCGCTCTATATTTACCGATTTCCCCCACTGCATAGAGCTGTACCGAAGCAGATATCATCGGGTTATCATCGAGTGATCACTGCTTGATAACGGCTTTATATCTGGTTCGGTACTGCCTGGTACAGAGAGGATGAATGGCACTCAGATCATCATTTTTTGAGGATAACCGGGGTCCCCGCAAAAATTCGAAGCATTTTCGTGGAATGGTTTGAGAAGGGTTTCGGATGTGCTCTGAATGTATGCGGGAAAGCCAACGAAAACAAGCCTTGACAAGGAATAGACGATATATGGATGGTTATTTTGTGAAAAAACCCAGAATCTTGCATTGCGAAGTAAAACGACACCGTCAAATAGCGCCCGAATTATGTTCGGTGTGCCAGCGTGTGTCTAGATGTCGTGCCTTCAGATTCTGGTATAGTAGTCATCAAACCCAATATCTTAGTTTTGTACTGGATATTGTAACAAGATTCCCCGAAAAATACACACTGGAGGTGGAGTTCATGGCAGAGAAACAACAATTTGTGCAGATCGTGGATATGGCGAGCGGCAAGATTGATCGGATCGTGAACCTCAATGAAATCGACGCAATGAGCGCAGAAGAGAAGCTAGCGCTCAGCAAAGAGAAAAATCTCTTTATCGTAACTCATCGTTTGCAACCTATTGTGAAGGTTGAGATGAAGAAATCTATTATCGATAGCCCCATGCAATTTGACTCTGTGACACGCGCGGAGAGTGAAGAGAAAGCTACAGCAGAGCCGAAGATAAAGCCAGAACCGCAAAACAGCAGTAAGGGCCGCAATAAGAAAGTTTAAGCCTTTATCTCTACGCTCACGAAAAAAAGCTTTTACAAATTTGCGCTATCCAAAATAGTGGCACAAACTGACAGAATTGCCGCAGTTAAGCTGGCCATTGTGTCAGTAATGGCATCTCAAAGAAGGAGATATGTATGTTTACATTGGAAGAAAAGCACCTGGATGTGGCGAAGAAAATAGCCCTGGATCATCGTAAGAAAAAACGCTGTGACGAGTGTTATGATCGCGGATGGATCGGAGTATCTGAGCAAAACCTGCTGATACTTTGCCATCGCTGCGTGGACATTGATGCCGCTATGGAAGATTGGAAACAGTATGTAAGCGAACACGAAGAATTGAAAGAGCATTTTAGCGAGCTGTTTGAAGAAAACGCTGAAACCGAAACCGCAGAAGAACATCCCGCACAACAAGCATATGAACACAAAAAAGCCCATCCCGTAGGCAAAACAGCCTATGTGCCGGGTCCTAAAAGAACAGGAAGAGCAAAGAAAATCTAAGCAATGTATAAAAGTATAGACCTCAAAGAAAATCCCCGTGATTTGGAAGCCCGGGTGCGCACCTTTTGGACACAGCACAATACCGCGCAAAAAAGCATAGATTGCCGCGAAGGCAATCCCCAGTTCATATTTTATGAAGGCCCACCTACGGCAAATGGCAAACCCGGTATCCACCATGTCATGGCACGAACCTTGAAAGACGTGGTCTGCCGCTACAAAACTATGACCGGTTTTCAAGTGAAACGCAAAGCCGGCTGGGATACCCATGGCTTGCCCGTGGAGATCGAAGTAGAAAAAATGCTGGGTCTGGAAGATAAAAAAGCCATCGAAGCATACGGTTTGGAAGCATTTTGTAAAGAGTGCCGCAATTCCGTGTTCGCTTACGAAAAGCTCTGGCGTAAAATGACCGAGCTGATGGCCTATTGGATAGATCTGGATAACCCCTACATCACCCTGGACAACAACTATATAGAGTCCGTCTGGTGGATATTGAACAACTTTTTCCAGCGCGATCTGATCTTCAAGGAACACAAGATTGTGCCATATTGCCCTTCCTGCGGTACCCCGCTTTCTTCTCATGAAGTGGCGCAAGGGTACAAGGATGTGGAAGATCCCTCTGTGTATGTGCGTTTCAAAGCTTTGGACGAAGACAATACATACTACCTGGCCTGGACCACCACGCCATGGACGCTAATCTCAAATGTGGCTCTGGCAGTGCATCCGGATGAAGATTATGTTTTAGTGACGCATCATCAGCAAAACTTGTATCTGGCAGAAGCGCGTCTTGGGGTATTGGATGGCGAATATGAGGTCATCAAGCGACTGAAGGGCAAGGATCTGGAACGTCGCCGTTATGAACCGCTCTTCCGCTTTGTGCCTGTGAATAAGGACGCCTGGTTTATTGGTTGTGCGGATTATGTGACTATGAGTGACGGCACGGGAATAGTGCATACTGCACCGGCTTTTGGTGCAGACGACTATTCATTGGGGCAAAAATATGACCTGCCATTTGTGAATCCAGTAAATGGCGAAGGTAAGTTTAACGAGCAGGTAAGCCCCTGGGCCGGTGTTTTTGTGAAGACTGCCGATAAAGACATCATCCGTAGTCTCAAAGAAAGCGGCAGCCTCTATCGCCGTGAACAGATCAAGCACAACTATCCGCATTGCTGGCGCTGCAACAGTCCACTGATCTATTATGCTCGCGAAAGCTGGTATATACGCACCACGCTCTTTAAAGAACAGCTCTTGGAAGAAAATCGCAAGATAAAGTGGTATCCGTCCTTTGTGGGAGAAAAAAGATTTGGTGATTGGCTGGAGAACAATGTTGACTGGGCGCTATCCCGGGATCGTTTTTGGGGAACTCCACTGAATATCTGGGTCTGTGACGATTGCGGTCACAAAAGCTCCGTAGGCTCCCGCAAGGAACTGTGGGAACGGGGAATAAAAGCCAATGGCGAAGCAGTAAGCGAAGATATGGAACTGCACCGTCCCTACATCGACGAAGTGCTCTTGACCTGCGATAAATGCAGGGGCAAAATGCACCGTACTCCGGAAGTGATAGATTGCTGGTTCGACAGCGGCTCCATGCCCTTTGCACAGTGGCACTATCCCTTTGAAAACGCAGATAGATTCGATACTGAGCTCTTCCCCGCCGACTTCATATCCGAAGGTATAGATCAGACCCGCGGCTGGTTCTATAGCATGCTCACCATTGCTACTCTGCTAAAAGGGAAATCGTCCTTCAAAAGCTGCCTGGTGAACGACCTCATTCTGGATAAAAAAGGCCAGAAGATGAGTAAAACCCGCGGCAACAGCGTTGATCCCATCCAATTGATGGATGAACATGGTGCTGATGCCATCCGCTGGTATTTGCTGGAAGTAAGCCCGCCCTGGGTTCCCACGCGCTTTGACGTGGATGGAGTCCGGGAGATTCAGAGCAAGTTTGTCGGCACTCTGAAAAACGTCTACTCATTCTATGCCACTTATGCCAATATCGACGGATTTGACGCCTCAAAGTACCCTTCTGACTGGGTTCGTGAGGCAGAGATAGACCGCTGGATCATATCCCGTCTGCATTCGCTGATAGCAGATGTGCGGGAATACACTGAAATATATGAATTTACAAAGTCTGTGCGTGCAATACAGGACTTTGTAATAGATGAACTTTCGAACTGGTATGTACGTAGAAGCAGACGCAGATTCTGGAGCTTCGAGCTGGATCAGGACAAAGTGGAGGCGTATCGTACACTGTATATGGTACTGGCTGAGACCGCGAAACTGATCGCACCCTTTGTGCCCTATCTCTCCGAAGAGCTGTTCCAAAGTCTTTGTGCCGGGGATAGCGTGCATCTGGAAGACTATCCCAAAAGCGATAAACGCTACATCAATAAAGCGCTGGAAAGCGATATGCAGGCAGTAATCGATGTAGTATCCTTGGGCAGAACCGCTCGTGGCGAAGCCAATATCAAGATACGTCAGCCTTTGGGTGAGATGTATGTGTCGGCAAAGCTGCGCGCATCTTTAGACAAAATGCTGCCGCTGGTGCAAGAAGAAGTGAATATCCATCACATCCGTTATGTGGAAGAAGACAGCGACTTTGTGCAATATGAGTTGAAGCCGCAGTTCAAGGTGATGGGTCCCAAATACGGTAAGCAGATGAAAGCCATTGCTACTTTTCTGGAGACTGTGGATGCTGGGCCTGCGTTAAGGGCATTTGCCCGGAATCTGCCCTATGAATTTGAGCTGGGGGGCCAGAAGATCAGCCTTTTGGAGGAAGACCTCCTGGTTCAGATACGTCCTCGGGAAGGATATCAGTTTGCTACCATGAGGGATATCTTTGTGGCTTTGGATACATCTTTGAATGAAGAATTGTTGCGGGAAGGGTATGCTCGTGAACTGGTCAATAAGATTCAGTATTCCCGCAAGGATCAAGGCTTTGATATCATGGACCGCATCCAGGTGAAATACTATGCGGATAGCGAAATAGAGGCCGCCATTGCAGAATATAGCGGCTTCATAAAGAGCGAAACCTTGGCAGACGAGATCTTACTGTCTAAAGATAGTGATCTGCCCTTGATCGATATCAATGGACGGGAGGTCGGACTCTTGGTACTGAAGTCCGGAGCCTGACCGGCAGGATAATTGGAGGAAATCATCATACATTACTGTATAAACTGTGGTACAAAGATCCCCGAAAAGGCGAAGTTTTGCCCAAACTGCGGTGAGAAGGTAGATCAGTCTGTAGAGCTAGATGCCGTCTCCAGCGTTGAAGTAAGTAGCGTAGCGCCGGATATCAAGGAAGCCAGGGAGGAAGTGAACACCAATTTCACTCTGCTGGATCCTGGGGATGAATTCCATTCTTACAAGATTCTGCGCATGATGAACAAGGATTCTGAAGGCATTAAATATATAGCCGAAAAAGACGGTCGTGAATACGTATTGAAGGTTTTCTACAAATCCAGCTTTCATAATATGCATACCCTAGTGAACCTGCAAATGCGCCTGTCCCGCCTGAACAATCTGAAAGATACCCGTATTGCCAAAGTGGTGGAAGTAAATCAAAGCCACTCACCGGCATATATGGCGGTGGAATATGTGCACGGAGTGTCTTTGGCAGAGCTGCGGAAATATAATCCGGAACGCATCACCGAAAACATGGTGCGAGAACTGGGCTTGAAGCTGATCCAAATCGGGAAAGCCGTGCGGAATCATGGTCTCACCATATCCAGCCTTACCTTGAATGGAGTAATGGTGAAGGAAGATGGGGAACTGATAATCCTCACCAGCGGCATCCATTATGAAGACGTGGACGAAAGGGAAGATGTTTACATAGTGGCAAAGATCATGGCTCAGATTTTGGCTAAAAACCCGGTAATTCAACGGCTGTATGATGAAGACAGGCTGCGCTCAAACAAGTTTATGCCCATTGTGGGCGTAAGTGTGAACCTGAACAAAGTTCTGTCTGAGGCCTTGCATCGTAATATTGTTCAACGCTATGGCAGCCTGGAAGAGCTGGAACAGGCAATCGGAAAGTTACCTCCCGTGGAGGGGGCTGAACTGGTTGTACAGCAGGATACCATGGTTCTGGATACAGGACAGGACTCTACTGCAAGGTCTATGCCGCGTGCCCGTATAGAATATGGATTTTGGGCCTTGGTGATAGTGGTGATCATAGCCATTGCCATGCTCTTTACCACCAATATTTACACAGTTCTGTTTGGGGCAAAGGGTGATAAACTGCAATATACCGGATTCAGCTTCGGGAGCGATTCTGCCGATGATGACAGCCTGCGTGCCCCAGCGGCAAAGCTTCCGCCGAGGGAAGGACGAAGTCCTGCACAAACCACTTATGGAGAGCTGAAAAGGTTCGATGATCAACCCCGAATTGATCCCCGTCGAAGTATTGACACCAGCGTAGAAAGTCCCGCTCCTGCTCCTGTAATCAAGCCCAAACGCCCCGGAGCGAACTTCGTCTACATAGAGCCCGGAACCTATGGATTTGGCAGATTAAGTGACAATCAGGCCCATAATGTATCGCTATCTGGCTTCTACATCAGCAAGTACGAACTAACTCAGGCGGAATGGAACCGCTTGATGAAGCCAGCAAAGGTAAGCGAAGTAGGCAATAAACTGCCGGTGGACAATGTCAGTTGGTTCGATATCGCTATTTTCTGTAATGGCTTGAGTGAAGAACAAGGACTCACACCAGCTTACAAAATCCGCGGTGTGGGCGCTTCCAGAGTGGTAACCTGCGATTTTGACGCAAACGGCTACCGTCTGCCTACCGAAGCGGAATGGGAATATGCTGCCAAAGCTGGTAAACTCTTCAATTACAGTGGCTCGGACGATCCTGAGGACGTGGCATGGTATAGAGATAACTCCGCCGGAAAGCTGCGTCAACCTGGTCTAAAGGACGCAAATGCCTTTGGCCTCTACGATTGCAGCGGTAATGTATCGGAA from Candidatus Cloacimonadota bacterium encodes the following:
- a CDS encoding sigma-54 dependent transcriptional regulator, translating into MKILIIDDEKNIRLSLTGILEDEGYDVISFGNIRQGLAAFDDEDPDAVLLDVKLPDGNGIDALEKIKSLAPKIPVIMISGNSNISDAVKAIKLGAFDFLEKPLSLPKIKITVAKALDYYKLSLQVMRMQADSERGWRMIGQSPVMQELNRLINRVAPSASKILIQGESGTGKELIARLIHMRSNRADKAFTKFNCAAIPRELIESELFGFEKGAFTGADARKKGKLEEADGGTLFLDEIGDMELAAQAKILRVIQEGEFERVGSNLTRKIDVRVIAATNKNLSEMVQNGSFREDLFYRLNVVPITSPPLRERKSDIPLLIEHFAKDLALELGMKVKSFSADALAEMQRYHYPGNVRELKNIMERIYLLCDMDFLSAANLGGMIPDSSPKTEGDSLFWSETASFQDKKKEFEIRYLSKQLERYNGNVSKTAEALGLQQSNLSRKLSELGIR
- the ileS gene encoding isoleucine--tRNA ligase, whose product is MYKSIDLKENPRDLEARVRTFWTQHNTAQKSIDCREGNPQFIFYEGPPTANGKPGIHHVMARTLKDVVCRYKTMTGFQVKRKAGWDTHGLPVEIEVEKMLGLEDKKAIEAYGLEAFCKECRNSVFAYEKLWRKMTELMAYWIDLDNPYITLDNNYIESVWWILNNFFQRDLIFKEHKIVPYCPSCGTPLSSHEVAQGYKDVEDPSVYVRFKALDEDNTYYLAWTTTPWTLISNVALAVHPDEDYVLVTHHQQNLYLAEARLGVLDGEYEVIKRLKGKDLERRRYEPLFRFVPVNKDAWFIGCADYVTMSDGTGIVHTAPAFGADDYSLGQKYDLPFVNPVNGEGKFNEQVSPWAGVFVKTADKDIIRSLKESGSLYRREQIKHNYPHCWRCNSPLIYYARESWYIRTTLFKEQLLEENRKIKWYPSFVGEKRFGDWLENNVDWALSRDRFWGTPLNIWVCDDCGHKSSVGSRKELWERGIKANGEAVSEDMELHRPYIDEVLLTCDKCRGKMHRTPEVIDCWFDSGSMPFAQWHYPFENADRFDTELFPADFISEGIDQTRGWFYSMLTIATLLKGKSSFKSCLVNDLILDKKGQKMSKTRGNSVDPIQLMDEHGADAIRWYLLEVSPPWVPTRFDVDGVREIQSKFVGTLKNVYSFYATYANIDGFDASKYPSDWVREAEIDRWIISRLHSLIADVREYTEIYEFTKSVRAIQDFVIDELSNWYVRRSRRRFWSFELDQDKVEAYRTLYMVLAETAKLIAPFVPYLSEELFQSLCAGDSVHLEDYPKSDKRYINKALESDMQAVIDVVSLGRTARGEANIKIRQPLGEMYVSAKLRASLDKMLPLVQEEVNIHHIRYVEEDSDFVQYELKPQFKVMGPKYGKQMKAIATFLETVDAGPALRAFARNLPYEFELGGQKISLLEEDLLVQIRPREGYQFATMRDIFVALDTSLNEELLREGYARELVNKIQYSRKDQGFDIMDRIQVKYYADSEIEAAIAEYSGFIKSETLADEILLSKDSDLPLIDINGREVGLLVLKSGA
- a CDS encoding SUMF1/EgtB/PvdO family nonheme iron enzyme, with product MEEIIIHYCINCGTKIPEKAKFCPNCGEKVDQSVELDAVSSVEVSSVAPDIKEAREEVNTNFTLLDPGDEFHSYKILRMMNKDSEGIKYIAEKDGREYVLKVFYKSSFHNMHTLVNLQMRLSRLNNLKDTRIAKVVEVNQSHSPAYMAVEYVHGVSLAELRKYNPERITENMVRELGLKLIQIGKAVRNHGLTISSLTLNGVMVKEDGELIILTSGIHYEDVDEREDVYIVAKIMAQILAKNPVIQRLYDEDRLRSNKFMPIVGVSVNLNKVLSEALHRNIVQRYGSLEELEQAIGKLPPVEGAELVVQQDTMVLDTGQDSTARSMPRARIEYGFWALVIVVIIAIAMLFTTNIYTVLFGAKGDKLQYTGFSFGSDSADDDSLRAPAAKLPPREGRSPAQTTYGELKRFDDQPRIDPRRSIDTSVESPAPAPVIKPKRPGANFVYIEPGTYGFGRLSDNQAHNVSLSGFYISKYELTQAEWNRLMKPAKVSEVGNKLPVDNVSWFDIAIFCNGLSEEQGLTPAYKIRGVGASRVVTCDFDANGYRLPTEAEWEYAAKAGKLFNYSGSDDPEDVAWYRDNSAGKLRQPGLKDANAFGLYDCSGNVSEWVWDWYDANYIRALPTFVNPNGPATGTQKTIRGGNVMNSEGRNLNILWREKGDPNRGYPFVGFRLARSK